Proteins from one Verrucomicrobiia bacterium genomic window:
- a CDS encoding Ig-like domain-containing protein yields MKKTLLLLCFINLFQVSYGTIFLQDSFPVDGSLNGKLPLIGSVWTNNSGSLDQMKVIGGRVIFNGGDNQDVQSLFAWGGGGSLFVGFTVNAAVVPNAGTGDYIGSFRSSSFFNGRIFYSRPNGSPPDTFRMGIATNGSIPVVEWPMDLPINTDFRVVVRMIENGANDNVTLWINPASMADPSVATENVSLFNAISGFILRQGGSLTGKVSIDDLVVTDNFTNAAVVNTPPTIEGQGVANVTLGKNPSPTIINLHPAFQDAETADSDLVYSVIATNLVLGDPQLFSGIAIDNVADTLTLSYQPEKLAIFNITVRAMDEGGLFGDDTFQVSVGPPVPPLVITNIVITPSNEMVLIGQKLSLMVTGYGTNASSNLTFSVTWSSEAPNIATVDNAGIVTGLSPGETSITAVYDNQTNSVNVSVRKEFLINFSKIKPAKQTPKLKTGKGFAVNGKFETGSNIFTKADIIAKPLKIQFAFLSSTNTNDITFRDITKITGFKAVKAGNKGKFVVKPVGTDLPAGNVTVLLRAFLGPENVNQEISQIFTNATPFEVRRK; encoded by the coding sequence ATGAAAAAAACACTTTTACTTCTGTGTTTCATTAATCTTTTTCAGGTCAGTTATGGCACCATCTTTTTGCAGGACTCTTTTCCTGTAGATGGGAGTTTGAATGGTAAACTACCGTTAATAGGTTCTGTCTGGACAAATAATTCAGGCAGTTTGGATCAGATGAAAGTGATTGGAGGGAGGGTTATATTTAATGGAGGTGACAATCAAGATGTTCAATCGTTATTTGCTTGGGGTGGTGGGGGAAGTCTTTTTGTGGGTTTTACCGTTAATGCTGCAGTTGTTCCGAATGCTGGAACAGGCGATTATATTGGATCATTTCGATCCAGCAGTTTTTTTAATGGTCGTATCTTTTACTCTCGCCCTAATGGTTCACCTCCAGACACTTTTCGTATGGGCATTGCAACGAATGGCTCTATTCCAGTTGTGGAGTGGCCTATGGATTTGCCTATTAATACTGATTTTCGAGTGGTAGTGCGTATGATTGAGAATGGTGCGAATGATAATGTCACGCTTTGGATTAATCCTGCTAGCATGGCTGATCCTTCTGTCGCCACGGAGAATGTTAGTTTGTTTAATGCGATTAGCGGTTTCATTTTAAGACAGGGTGGTAGTTTGACTGGTAAAGTGAGTATTGATGATTTAGTTGTCACAGATAATTTCACAAATGCGGCAGTGGTTAATACTCCTCCGACTATTGAAGGCCAAGGCGTTGCCAATGTAACACTAGGCAAAAATCCGTCCCCAACTATTATTAATTTACATCCCGCTTTTCAAGATGCAGAAACAGCAGATAGCGACCTCGTATATTCGGTGATAGCAACGAACTTGGTGTTGGGTGATCCACAGCTCTTTAGTGGTATCGCAATCGATAATGTGGCTGATACTTTAACTTTAAGTTATCAACCAGAAAAATTGGCTATTTTTAATATTACAGTTCGAGCTATGGATGAAGGAGGTTTATTTGGTGATGATACTTTTCAAGTTTCGGTTGGTCCTCCTGTTCCGCCATTAGTTATTACTAACATAGTTATTACTCCTTCTAATGAAATGGTTTTAATTGGGCAAAAACTGTCCTTAATGGTGACCGGTTATGGAACTAATGCTTCGAGTAATCTTACTTTTTCTGTAACATGGAGCTCAGAAGCGCCTAACATTGCTACGGTTGATAATGCGGGGATTGTAACCGGGCTTAGTCCAGGTGAAACATCTATTACAGCAGTTTACGATAACCAAACCAACAGTGTGAATGTCAGTGTGCGAAAAGAATTTCTCATTAATTTTAGTAAAATCAAACCGGCGAAACAAACGCCCAAATTAAAGACAGGCAAAGGATTTGCTGTGAATGGCAAATTTGAAACCGGTAGTAATATTTTTACTAAAGCCGATATCATTGCGAAACCGTTAAAGATTCAGTTTGCTTTTCTGAGCAGCACTAATACCAATGACATTACGTTTCGTGACATCACCAAAATTACAGGATTCAAAGCGGTGAAAGCTGGTAACAAAGGTAAGTTCGTCGTCAAACCTGTCGGCACAGATTTACCCGCAGGCAACGTGACTGTGCTGTTACGTGCTTTCCTAGGCCCGGAAAATGTAAATCAAGAAATCTCACAAATCTTTACGAATGCAACACCGTTTGAAGTAAGGCGGAAGTAA
- a CDS encoding right-handed parallel beta-helix repeat-containing protein, whose translation MIQKRFKKLASYGVLMLLFSGCSRSWHVNDASTEGDVFTKAVGDKEKGNGSVNKPFLTIEQAVQKASPGDTIFIDTGVYTNPVDQAVSVVVSVDKPKLSVEGAGVEKTRIQLPTNPKEFQCGIRIAAEKVRLQNLSIKGGTLGVFIHQTSQAVVKNVNAEGQTAHGFLLDQAQKCELSDCQAQKIGFRGFQLKDATDNKIHHNLSKENGNAGFCLSSSAGNSLQQNIAQDNATSGFFINGSSQSNLIANNRAISNGIGGFYLYGKSRENQLKNNFSQGNGVGISLNNSYANTLSENQICSNKGYGVVCKSGSDSNKILGNRLSKNKAPQICIAKENEKNNRVENNVVEN comes from the coding sequence ATGATTCAAAAAAGATTTAAGAAATTAGCAAGTTATGGGGTGTTGATGCTTTTGTTTAGTGGTTGTTCACGTTCTTGGCATGTTAATGATGCATCGACAGAAGGTGATGTTTTTACAAAAGCTGTAGGGGATAAAGAAAAGGGGAATGGCTCAGTTAATAAACCATTTTTAACTATTGAACAGGCAGTTCAAAAAGCTTCGCCTGGTGATACTATTTTTATTGATACCGGGGTTTATACTAATCCGGTGGATCAAGCGGTTTCTGTCGTTGTTTCCGTCGATAAACCCAAATTAAGTGTGGAAGGCGCAGGGGTTGAGAAAACTAGGATACAACTTCCGACTAATCCTAAAGAGTTTCAATGCGGTATTAGAATTGCAGCAGAGAAAGTCAGGCTTCAAAATCTTAGTATAAAAGGAGGAACCTTGGGAGTTTTCATACATCAAACGAGTCAAGCTGTGGTTAAAAATGTAAACGCCGAAGGACAAACAGCGCATGGTTTTTTATTAGACCAAGCGCAAAAGTGTGAGCTGAGCGATTGCCAAGCTCAAAAAATTGGGTTTCGAGGATTTCAATTAAAAGACGCGACTGACAACAAGATACATCATAACCTTTCCAAGGAAAATGGTAATGCCGGGTTTTGTTTGTCATCATCGGCGGGAAATAGTTTGCAACAAAATATTGCTCAGGATAATGCCACCAGTGGATTCTTTATTAATGGATCAAGCCAGAGTAATTTGATTGCAAACAATCGAGCGATTTCTAATGGGATAGGAGGCTTTTATCTTTATGGAAAAAGCAGAGAAAATCAGTTGAAAAATAATTTTTCTCAAGGCAATGGGGTGGGGATTTCTCTCAATAATTCTTATGCCAACACATTATCCGAGAACCAGATTTGTTCCAATAAAGGTTACGGCGTTGTTTGCAAATCAGGCAGTGATTCCAATAAAATCTTGGGCAATCGACTTAGCAAAAATAAAGCGCCACAGATTTGTATTGCTAAAGAGAACGAGAAAAATAATAGAGTTGAGAATAACGTTGTTGAAAATTGA
- a CDS encoding diacylglycerol kinase family protein codes for MKQRLKSFQYAGQGLVTFLRTQPNAWIHALATVVVIIMGIFFSISRMEWVGIIMAIGLVWVAESFNTAIEFLADEVTQEKRELIGKAKDVAACGVLFASLIALLVGIAIFWPYLVSF; via the coding sequence GTGAAACAGCGATTAAAAAGTTTCCAGTATGCCGGGCAGGGGCTAGTCACTTTTTTGCGAACTCAGCCCAACGCATGGATTCATGCTTTAGCGACGGTTGTCGTAATCATTATGGGAATTTTTTTCTCTATTAGTCGCATGGAGTGGGTTGGCATTATTATGGCGATAGGTTTGGTCTGGGTGGCAGAATCGTTTAATACAGCAATAGAATTTCTGGCTGATGAGGTTACCCAAGAAAAACGTGAATTAATTGGTAAAGCAAAAGATGTTGCGGCTTGTGGAGTGCTGTTCGCTTCGTTGATAGCACTACTTGTTGGGATTGCGATTTTTTGGCCTTATTTAGTTTCGTTTTGA